agctgacttctgaccgaAATTTCTAATTCCAGCTGTTTAACTTGACCCAGTCTGACCTGTGAGCTGTGTTTCCTGTCTAGACTGCATGCTCATCCTGTTCCTTGTGTTTGTAGAAGCAGGTTTGTGTGTGACCCTGCTGTCCTGAGACGCCTTACAGCCCCGCAACCTCCACAtccgtgtatgtgtgtgtgggtctgtgtgtgtcctagAGCTCTTTAATTAAGCCGTATTGCATAATGAGATGCGTCATGTTCCACAGATCATAAGACTCAGGGGAAACATCTCATTATACTTTATGTTaactaaattttttttaactaatggATCACACAAAGGTTTCTGTTTATGTCTGACaccttctttttgtctttcatcTCCCTTTTCATCGCTCTCAAACAAAGTGCTGATGGGGTGTACGAGGTGTCATTCTACTCTAACGCGGTGGTCTCCTACGACGGCAGTATCTTTTGGTTGCCCCCAGCCATCTACAAGTCAGCCTGTAAGATCGAAGTCAAGCACTTCCCCTTTGACCAGCAGAACTGCACGCTGCGCTTCCGCTCCTGGACCTACGACCGCACCGAGATTGATCTGGTGCTCCGCGCTGACGTGGCCAGCATGGACGACTTCACGCCCAGCGGTGAGTGGGACATCATCGCCCTGCCAGGCAGACGAAACGAGAACCCAGCTGACCCCACCTACGTGGACATCACCTACGACTTTATCATTCGCAGGAAGCCTCTTTTTTACACCATCAACCTCATCATCCCGTGTGTTCTCATCACCTCGCTGGCAATCCTGGTTTTCTACCTACCCTCTGACTGTGGAGAGAAGATGACGCTCTGCATCTCCGTGCTGCTGGCTCTCACTGTGTTCCTGCTGCTGATCTCAAAGATCGTCCCGCCCACTTCACTAGATGTCCCTCTCGTAGGGAAGTACCTGATGTTCACCATGGTCCTGGTCACTTTCTCTATCgtcaccagtgtgtgtgtgctgaatgTACACCACCGCTcgcccaccacacacaccatgccCCCATGGGTTAAACTGGTGTTTCTCAACAAGCTTCCTGCCTTGCTCTTCATGCGCCAGCCCAGGAACAGCTGCGAGCGCCAGCGGCTGCGCCAAAGAAGGAGGGCCCAGGAGCAGAAGGAGGGTGGGCGCAGTGGGGAGGCAGGGGCCTTGATGGTGGGGCTCGGGCTGGGCAGCGCTGGCGGGAACGGAGGGGGAACCTCCACAGGGGTGTTCAGCAAGGAAGACAATGACCCTTGTACCTGCTATGTGAACCGGGCGTCTGTTAAACAGTTTGGAGGGGATCTGGGAGGTGCAGGAGGGGGATCCATGGATGGTCTAAACAGGGTGAGGGAGAGCCGGGAAGGGGGCTCTGGAAACCTGCCTCGGGGAAAGCAAGCAGCAGGAGGTCCTGCTCTGACTCAGGCCCTGCTGGCTCAAGCCTGTCCGGGCTTTGAGGAGGCTGTGGAAGGAGTACGCTTCATCGCTAACCACATGAAGAGTGAGGATGATGATCAAAGTGTAAGTTTATATTATCTGTTATAGAGTTGCTTgattgtggaaaaaataaaatcacgattattttgatcaatattgaaatcacgataaATTACCACGACTACTCGATGACTTCTGGACAGATGCTGCAATTATTGAACGTAAACAGTGGAAAGGTTAAATGActcaacagtaaaaaaaaaaaactcatacaaCTGTGAAATTTGCCTTAATACTTTTcctatttaaactttattttttctttcagaatACAAGAAAAACGGAATGAGCTATAATAGTTTTTCttgattattctgtttttgtgatcattgggAGCAGAAATACTAATCATGATTAAATTTTGATTAATGGCACATCCCTAATCTGTGTGTGACCATTTACACCATTACAGTAATAGTCTCTGTTGCTCCCTACCAGAGCCCGACCAGTACTGGACTTTTTAGGGTGATGGTGAACAAAATTAGATAACAATATATCAACAGCTATTAATTTccttacataaataaaaaataaatatgcctTTTATGATATAGTATAGATACAGTACTATAGATacagtttaacaataaactCTATAGTCAGAGAGAACAGTAATAGCCAATATAAATTTAAGTATTTAAAGCTGCTCTAGTGAATATCTTTACATTAAGAACAGATCAAGTGACTATGTGTAATGCTCATAGTCACTAACCCACATGGAATAATCACTCTCtagctttactgttttggttcactctcgcTCCTAGAGACACTAGGCAGCTATTTTCAGCAacaaaatgaattttttttaaatgctgattaACCATTGTGTGCTGCCTTTCCAGCACCAAACAACgacagacacagttagcaactagctgagCGTTAagtggaaagagagaaagatatTTCTGGTTTGGtagaaactaaaaaaacaaagctgagagtaaatattggacttagGTAGCCAGAGACACAAGTGCTAATGTTGTCACATGACTGCtagatgtgtaaataggcaacaCGTTAATTATGTCAACTTTATAATGTGATAATGTCAATGTTTGTTTACAGCTTTTTGCTCCGCGTCCAAGTggtgaaaacaaataaaaaaatgaaacattcaAATTATATTGTTTAACTAGATTCTTAACGTTAAacacaaaatcacaaaatgatGCTGATGCCAATAAATCCTTTATTGCTGCAGTTTAATGGTCTGCAATTTCTTGCCAACACACACttcaatattatatatttatatatctgtGATAAACAGATTTATATCAGCCTGCcatattaaaatgaattattatcTTGTCTCCATGTGAATAAAATcataatgtaaattattttatgttatgtgcACATTTTGCTAACCATAAAAAGCATCATGAGCAGCACATATCTGTCCTTTCAGTGCCAAATCAAGTTATAGTGACAATAGAGCGGCACATGAGTCCTGTTTAGTTCTGCAATTTTTGAAACGCATGGGGGATTACACCAGAGCATAAGCAAAGGAGACAGATCTGGTGACGCAATCATAGCTCTCTGAATATTCAACACAGACATGTAATTATAGCAGCGGCATGACGTATGCATAGAGAAAGAGTACAAATGGAGAAGCTCTAGAATAGAGGGACCAAGAAAGTAGAATGAGGGTGGCATTTTTCATTGCTTTTCCTTTAGGCATCTTAGAAGATCAGCCTTCTCTCctagaatgaaagaaaaagacacatGAATTGACAATCCTCAGTAACTGTCCTTCATCGACATGGTTATCATCTCGTTGCCATGCCATCGGCTTTAAAATCCTCTGTCTCCTGGCACAGTGAATGGTGTGACAGCCCttcccctccccctcttcccCCAGTCATCATCGCAGGGGTTACAGTGTGTCAGCACGCCCCTCTATCTCTCTGCCCTCCATcactctctctcgtctctcatGTCCTTCTCCATCTCCTTGACTCGTGTTGGACCTCATCAGAGCCGTGTGGCAAAACGAGTCTCTGCTCACATTAACCCTTCACCTCCATTAACCTTCAGCATAAGGAAAGGCAAGGGGGTAGTtagagaatgagaatgagaGGTGGGATTCTGCTCACTCTAATCTGTCTCTTCACCCCATCCTAAACCCCTTTTGTCCCTCCCCGTCCACAGGTGAGCGAGGACTGGAAGTACGTTGCCATGGTGATCGACCGCCTCTTCCTGTggatctttgtgtttgtgtgcgtgtccGGCACATTAGGCATGTTCATGCAGCCACTTTTCCAGAATTACACAGTCAAGACCATCACCAGCTCGCCAGGCTGACCATTGCCAGGCCCAGAACACGC
The Etheostoma spectabile isolate EspeVRDwgs_2016 chromosome 6, UIUC_Espe_1.0, whole genome shotgun sequence genome window above contains:
- the chrnb2 gene encoding neuronal acetylcholine receptor subunit beta-2, with product MMMDGWPLLLLLALLAIAGGGLGADTEERLVEHLLNPAHYNKLIRPATNGSELVTVQLMVSLAQLISVHEREQVMTTNVWLTQEWQDYRLTWVPEEFDGMLKVRLPSKHIWLPDVVLYNNADGVYEVSFYSNAVVSYDGSIFWLPPAIYKSACKIEVKHFPFDQQNCTLRFRSWTYDRTEIDLVLRADVASMDDFTPSGEWDIIALPGRRNENPADPTYVDITYDFIIRRKPLFYTINLIIPCVLITSLAILVFYLPSDCGEKMTLCISVLLALTVFLLLISKIVPPTSLDVPLVGKYLMFTMVLVTFSIVTSVCVLNVHHRSPTTHTMPPWVKLVFLNKLPALLFMRQPRNSCERQRLRQRRRAQEQKEGGRSGEAGALMVGLGLGSAGGNGGGTSTGVFSKEDNDPCTCYVNRASVKQFGGDLGGAGGGSMDGLNRVRESREGGSGNLPRGKQAAGGPALTQALLAQACPGFEEAVEGVRFIANHMKSEDDDQSVSEDWKYVAMVIDRLFLWIFVFVCVSGTLGMFMQPLFQNYTVKTITSSPG